tttcatcgaacacctcatgtgcataggaggtgagctagagcacccaaagcccttccctcgccggccagcaaaaaacagagcagtgtggagtgctctgctcgccggcgatgggctatatataggcaaatcattgtcccggttcgtggttggaaccgggaccaatggatgtgggccaggagcgaggcccattggtccctgttcgtgcctagaaccaggacaaatgggtccagacgaaccggcaccaaagcccacgaggcccccgccggccacttgggctcacgaaccgggaagaatgcacccattggtcccggttcatataagaaccgggactaatgggctggccaggcctgaacgaaagcccctttttctactggTGATAGCGCAACTCCGCCTACTGCAGCCACACAAAGCGAGCACCTTTCCCACACAGAGGCAAACCACGACCAAGATCTGCGTTGTTGGACACTCAAAATAGCAGCCACACAGGCCACCGATGAGAAGAGGGTCGTGCCCATGAAGACTAACGAGAACCACCAGAACCGGCGGCGGCTGGGAACCCATCCGCGGCCGCCGGCCCCCACGCAAGGAGCCGCACCACCAGGACTTGAAGGCCGCAACCCTTCAAGTCGTGGAGGGCTGCGGATCTTGGCCCAGTTGTCGGCGCTCTTGACCTGGTGCTGCAGCCACGTGGAGTACTCCCCGAGGCGGTACTCCTTGTACCCCCTCCCGGAGACGACGGAGTCGGTGCCGCGGTTGGTGATGATGAACGCGAAGACGATGAAGACGAGGAGGAGCGCGACGAGGAGGAAGAGCGCAACGAGGTAGAGCCAGAGGAAGCAGGAGGCGCAGCAGAGGGAGCCCGCTAGGCCCGCGAGGGAGAGTGGGAGGAGGAGGGCACCGAGCGTGATGACCGGCCGCTCCAGGAACCGCTCGCAGTCCGTGGTGGAGGCCCGGTGGCTCAGCCAGATGCCGCCGCCGAGGACGACGAGGGAGAGGAGCAGCACCCCGCGTTCAGCAGGCCCAGGAGCCCGTTGCTGCACCGTGCCATGGCCGCCGCTCTCGCTTCGCTCGTGGGGGTTGTGGCGTGCGCGTGACGGGGTGGGGTGGGGCTTTCGAGAAGGTGGGAGGGCGTGCAGTGCGGTGCGGCGGTGTGGTGGGGTTTGTAGCGTGGCGTGCGGTGGATTTCGAATTTGGGGTTCGAAAAGGGTGTCCGGGAAAACAAAAAGGAGATTTGGAAAGGGGGCcacctgtcggggatataccccgcagtatGAGCCGGCCAGAGTTATAACCCGGCcgggacttggtaaaccggcagacagttaagacagatgataacccggtaggtgttaagtcatatgataacccggcaggtgttaagtcagatgataacccggcagatgttaagtcagatgataacccggcagatgttaagtcagatgataacctgGCAGGTGTTatgtcagatgataacccggcaggtgttaagtcaagtcataacccggcagacaatcataacccggcagacaatcatatcccggcagacagtcataacccagcagacagagtcgcctggggttaataagcccgagacgttatgaagcccaagacgttaagaagcccatgaagagaagtcagaatagtttaagtcttaatccgagttggactctacatgtaacccgcccttcaacttatataaggaggggcagggcaccccaaaggggGAGAGGAAAaatcttagggctagacataactaggagagccggtttacggcgactccctcgcgatgatcataatgagacctagcctcaaacaacatgtagggttgttaccggatgatgtttcccggggcctgaagctgtctaaacccttgtcttgtgttgcgtctcttgattccattcaacccctctcaagctaccaaaTAGATGCGTTgacctcacgactaagtcctcacactaggacatctgccgtgacaaatccacgacagttggcgcccaccatggggccgcgcacggtggtgatgagttcttggagggatctctctcAGGGATCGTGGAGCTCGCAATTTTCCAGATGAAGAAGAGTCGATTTGAAAGGATCTGCATAGTTTCGAGTTCATCGGTCCAGATTCATAGTTTGGAAGATTTAAGGAAAATTAAGGTGGCGATTTGATGGTTGCTGCAAGTCGCCAGCATCATCGGTGTGTTAAGTTTCCGTCCCTGGCTCGCCAAAACCTGTACGATCAGAGTCACCGTCACCGTTCAACCGTCAACAGCAAAGGAAAAAgtcaagaaaagaaaacaaagtGTTGAGAAGGATTTCCATCGCCGCAGGGTCTCATCGCTAACCACCCAATCCAGTTGACTTCGGTCAAAGTAACTACAACCCGGAGAAGGATTTGGAGTTTGAAACCTCCACGGTCTCTGCCTCTGCTGCAGCTGCGGTTGCGCCTCGACCCGCCCGGATCGCCTTTTCCGTTGACCCGCCGGCTGCTGTACTCCAACGCCGGTTCATCCTCAGCCCCCGGTTCATCTCTGATTAAACCGCTGCTCAAACCACTGCATGGCCGCGCTGCCAAAGTCGCCAAGATCGATGGAATTTTTATAAAGTGCAGCCACGTCCAATCGGTTCAAGGACTTGTCAGATTTACTCTGTGTTCATATTACTCCATCTTGAAGATCCATTAGCAAAACGTTGTGTGGGATTTTGAAGACGTCAGGAGAGTCATACGTCCCTGAAGGTCAAAGTTTTAGTATATCAACTGTACAAATCGGCCGGTCTCCGCCTCGGCATCGCTTTTCGCCAGGAGGGCCTTGCTCCGAGTCGTCCCGAGCTGCTATCGCCGGTTCTCCTCCGCCGATGCCCGGCGCTGCCGGGTTGCCCGCGGCAGAGCCGTCGTCATCCGAATCGCCGCCGCCGGCTCCTTCGGCGAGAAGATGACCACGGGTCTGGATCTGAGTCATGGACGGTCCTGCTCCATTGACGAGTCGCCCGCGGCGTTCAAACCGCTGTCGAGCCGCCTCTTCTACGACGGGTCAACACCGAGCCACGCCCGGCCTCGTCTCGAACCGCCCTCCCGCCGCGTGACTCCACCTCCGAACCGACAGTTCTTGAACCGCCCGTTACCTGCGCCGGCCGTCTAAGTCAGCAGGCCTGCAACCGCCGCCGCTGCTGTCATGACCTGCCTTGAGCAGCTCCCGGAGAGCCGCCCCGCGACTTCCAAATCGCCAAGCTCCAAAATCACCGGCTTACCAATGAGTCACGCGCTACTGTCCGGGTCTCGCTTCCGTCGTAACCCGCCAAGTCGCCTCCCGTCGCCGGGTTGCCTCCGCCACCATGGCTCTGTCTTCAGGCCGCCGTCGCTATAAGTGCCCAACCGCCACGAGCCATCGTCTCTGCCTGCGCCGACCTATTGTTTCTGCCACGAGCCCTGCTCCGGTGCTTCCCCCTAACCTAATTTTGAGGGGTATTTTTGTCCCCGCGAGTTTGTTTTTTTCTGGCCCACCGCAGCCCAGATCCAAGACCTGTCTAGCCCTGTATAACCCAGACCGTATACGTACAGTACCCTGGACCAAAAAAAAACATCACACGACCCCATGTCCACGTAAGACCTGCCGATCCAATCATTCACGCAGCTCCATCAATCTCGCGAGCATTGACGCAGCTCAATAAGTCACGTAGTAGATCTCCAGCGGCGGCTATCTCGTCACCGGCGATCTCGTCGGACAGCGGGCGCGACAACGTCGTGAATCTCCAACGAGCGCGCACAGGTACCGCATCCGCGTCCCCCCTCTAGTCTCGCTCGCGGCAACATCGAACGAACTGCCGCCGCCAGTGGTAGTGGTTAACCTAGCGGGGCGGGTAACCTAGCTACCCGGCGGCGCATGCGATCGTGGATCTTGTTCCGGTAGTGCTGCTCCTCGTGATCTGGGTTCACGTAGCGTCGGTTGCCGTCGGCTGTGCGCACCACCAGTATCGTTATTTGATGTGGCGGCTAACCTAGGTATCCGGCGGCAGAGGTAATCACAGATCTAGCTAGGTGTTGAGATCGTGCAGTTCCTCGCGATTGAAAGTGATCATGACGGGTGCCGTGGCCATCTTCCTTACTAAGTTTGGCAGATCTGAACGGCCTCGGTTGCGATTGTTTACATAACATCCATGATCGTGTGCTATGTGTTGTATATTTCATCATTGATAATGTTTGCACATGTGATGATACATATTATTGGTTGTAGGAAATGGCGGACGAGGAGTTAACTGATATCATGGTAGACATGGAGTTTGGAGAACTGATGAAAGACTGGATAGAAGATTGGTCAGATGATGAAAATTCAGATCGTGAAGATCGGTCAGAGAATGGGAATGAATGGGACGATCTTAATGTGAGTGGCATTGTCATGTTGTAATTTTTTGGTGGCATCCGACAACATTAAATCTTTGTGTTGAAAATTTATAGAtcgatgaggatgatgatcagGAAAACAACTCGGAGCTCTTGAATGAAGATTACATTAGTCAGGTACGTAAGTGAAATTTTTTGTTGGCATGCAAATTGAATTTCTTTTGGAATATTATATGATAAGTAGTTATGTATTTGTGTTGTATTTTTCAGTTCATTCCAAATGTCATAATGCGTACGACTATTACGGTTAATCCGACGCGGAGACAGGCCTTAACGGCGAATCATTAGATGCACGTGATTCTGGGGAGTCCCAGTCGTCGGTCATCATGAGTGAGGTATGTGTGTAATCAATGTTCTATGGAAGTAATGTTAAACCATAGAAAATTGTTTTCATGGCTGTTGTTTGATTGTGTAGGTGACACAAGATGATGGGGCAAAGAATGTCCAAGATACTGCCAGTGCAGATGATAAGAGGGATATGTTCATGCAGATAATGGAAATGGCCTTTACGTCTCACGATGCTGCGTATGATTTCTACAACAGCTATGCTAGAGATAATGGTTTCTGCATTAGAAAGAATAAGGTCAGGTATAGCAAAACGGAGTCACGTCATATGCGTTATAGGCGGTTTGTTTGTTCCAGACAAGAGAAACGTGACAGCAAGTTGCTAACCGAGGAAGGACACAGCCGTAGGCTCAGAGCCGAGACACGCTGCTTTTGCAAAGCGCACCTGACCGTCAAGCTTGACCAAAAGCGTGGGGTTTGGTATGTTGAAAGTTTTGAGGATAAGCATAGCCATATGTTGGCAGGACCGGACGAGGTACCTTTTCTTTGGTCCCACAGAAAAATCAAAGAGTACCAGAAGCATGAGATAATGTCCATGGGAGCTGCAGGGATTAGAATTCACGACATGATGGATTGCTTCATCAGCAAACATGTATGGTACGGCGGTGTTGGTTTTACCAGGCGTGAAATATACAACCTTTGCGCAAGGAGAAGAGGAAGCTGCTTTCAAAAGGTGATGCTTCCACAGCCATAGGCATCATGGCCAGTAGAAAACAGAGGGATCCTAGCTTCTTTTTAGAGTACAAGCTAGATAAGGAAGGAATTTGAATAGGATGTTCTGGTGCGACTCCCAGTCTCATCATGACTATGAGGACTTCGGCGACGTGCTTGTATTTGACAACACGTACAAGATGAACCGCTATGGTATGCCATTCATACCTTTTGTTGGTCTTAACAATCACCGGAAGACCACTGTTTTTGGTTGTGCCATAGTTTCGGACGAGACCGAGGAGACATACGTGTGGCTTCTGCAGACTTTTTTGAAGTCCATGTGTCAAAAGATGCCTAAGAGTGTTATCACAGACGCCGACGCTGCGATGATCAAGGCAATTCGCGAAGTCTTGCCAGACGTGTGGCACCGTATATGTACGTGGCATATAGAGaaaaatatgaagattcaccTCAGTCACAAGTCCTTGAAGGAGTTCCGAACTCTTCTGTACTACAACACGTCCACGGCCACGTTTGAGGAGAGATGGCACGCATTTTCCAAAAGATGGCAGTCGAAAAAAACTGTAACATGGTTGAGACGGATGTATAAGAAGAGGAGACTGTGGGCTGCGGCTTATCTAACAGAGGGGTTTTGGCTTGGCATGAAAAGCAACCAGCGGAGTGAAAGCCTGAACTCATGCCTTCACCTCCACCTAGAAAGTGAAATGACCCTGGTGGATATGATTTTGCACTATGAGAACGCCGTTGTGCGTATCCGTGAAAACGAGGCACGAGATGACTGCACGGCCTCACAGAGTTTACGGTGCCAGTTACTAGCTCGAGGGAACTTGAGATAGCTGCTTCTCACGTCTTCACTCCAGCAAACTTCTATATGTTGCAAGATGATCTTAGAAAAATTGACGGCATGGAGATTGTAGAAATTAAGCTGGGAGACGTATCACAACAGTACATCATGGCATGGAAGAATAACCGGAAGCGCCGTTTTTGGGTGGAGTATACACCAGTAAATTCCGCAGAAACTATAAGGTGCAGCTGCAGAAGAATGATTCGAAAGGGTCTACCTTGCAAGCACATATTCCATGTATTGAAGCACTTAAACATATCTGAAATACCAAAGTGTTTAGTTCTTGTTCCGTTCATGAAAGAAACAAGGTTGGGACTGCCCGCGAGGCGCACAAGCGATCTATTGGGATTTGGTTGGACTGGGGCCGGGGAAAGAATGAAATATAGCCAGGTCAGTGTGTTAGCGTCTGAAGCTATGCATGCGGCATGCAAACACCCTACTTTGTGGGATCAGTTACAGGAGAGTTTGAAGGCTGTGATAGCTAAGAGTCATGAGTATGATCTGCTACAGGAAAATTTGTTCAAGCAAACAAATGACATCAGTAAGTGTGCAGTTGAATATGTGGACGATGGTGAAGGCAACATGACTGCGGTTAAAGATCCTATGAAAGTGTCAAGCAAAGGTGCAACAAAGGTAGATGAGAGCCGCCCTGTCTCGAAAAATGGTAGACCACTCTCTTTTGATGAGTTGAAAACCCGGTGCGGCGCTTGCAAATTGGTAGGACACACTAGACGTAGCAAGAAATGCAAACTAAATCAGAAGTAAGTGTTTGTATGCATTGTGGATTATTAAATTTTGTATCATTCATTAACTTAGCTTGTCTTTTATCATGTGCAGAAAAGTGGAGAAGGAAGAAGAGTAGAACACTTTCTTCAATTATTTACTGTGTTAATCGGCCGGCTCATACTTTGGCTAAGGTAGCTGTAGGCGATTGTGTTTCTTTGGTTTGGAGGCTTTGGCCCCCTGATTGTATCCTTAGTGTATTAGCAGAGGAGATCCCAGTCTTTGTTTAAATAAAGTAAGATGTTTCCCTCTAaacaaaaatcaaaaaaattctttACTGTGTTATTACCGGGGCGGGAGGTAGAAAGAATATTGTACATTTCCCCTACCCACATCCTAAATGCCGTTAAATAAGTAACTGTACCACTCTCCTCCCCACCACACACTCACCCACCTCCCACGGGCGCCGGTTCGAACTCCCCTCTTATCCCCACCTACAGTAGATCGAGAAAACCCTCGCCGGCGACCGCTGCAGCCGCCTCCATGGAGAGAAGCCTCGGCTGGCAGAGAGCGATGATGGACCTCGCCGACGATGACGAGGGGTGGCGTGCGCAGTTGACGGAGGTGTGCGGCTGGTTCCCCAGCACAGAGATGTTGGTCAACCACGCGCGTGGCCTCGTCAAAGTTCTCACCGACGCCGAGAGGAAGCGCGCCTTCCCCTACAGCCGCGGCGTCCCGCCGGCTCTCCTCCTCGTGTGGGCAATGCGAGAGGCCACGCTGAGCGACTCCCCTGTTCAGCGCGCAAGGTGGTGGATGTACCGCTCCACCACCATGACTCTGCGGCCAGATTCAGCACGCGTCGCGTCGAGGGCG
This sequence is a window from Aegilops tauschii subsp. strangulata cultivar AL8/78 chromosome 7, Aet v6.0, whole genome shotgun sequence. Protein-coding genes within it:
- the LOC109785250 gene encoding protein FAR1-RELATED SEQUENCE 5-like produces the protein MADEELTDIMVDMEFGELMKDWIEDWSDDENSDREDRSENGNEWDDLNIDEDDDQENNSELLNEDYISQVTQDDGAKNVQDTASADDKRDMFMQIMEMAFTSHDAAYDFYNSYARDNGFCIRKNKVRQEKRDSKLLTEEGHSRRLRAETRCFCKAHLTVKLDQKRGVWYVESFEDKHSHMLAGPDEVPFLWSHRKIKEYQKHEIMSMGAAGIRIHDMMDCFISKHVWYGGVGFTRREIYNLCARRRGSCFQKVMLPQP